A window from Lactiplantibacillus pentosus encodes these proteins:
- the hisZ gene encoding ATP phosphoribosyltransferase regulatory subunit, which produces MLKHLLPLGTRDEFGRRARTKQHLIAVIQAHFKQRGLAPIATPLLENEAVFDPYQMGNYQLYRLFSNDGRTLVLRPDMTLPVARFISATNVPLPQKFGYVGDIFRVSRQLSGSYNQITQAGVELVGYASLKAEFECLTIANQLSSELIADAVEIELGDAQFAQRVVASLTSDDVAQQAILTALFDKQVPRYTNLIAKYRAQPLYDFLKAWPRLFGRPEPIFKELAAAPLPASVQPSLKRLQTVVAWMQKTMPAQAVSVDLSSQAPQKYYTGLTFRGYSQAGAGYLFSGGRYDKLLTNFQAEAEPAVGMGLNVDLLTTLATDQQTAYAEQLIYFEPEQWPQAEAYLAKQPHAILSLADDLAGARIEAQRLNAQLIDLTGGVTND; this is translated from the coding sequence ATGTTGAAACATTTATTACCATTAGGAACCCGGGATGAATTTGGTCGGCGGGCACGGACGAAGCAACACTTGATCGCGGTGATCCAAGCCCATTTCAAGCAACGGGGGCTCGCGCCAATTGCAACGCCGTTATTAGAGAATGAAGCGGTATTTGATCCGTACCAGATGGGCAATTATCAGCTCTACCGGTTATTTAGCAATGACGGTCGCACGTTGGTCTTGCGGCCAGACATGACTTTACCCGTCGCCCGCTTCATTAGCGCGACCAACGTGCCGTTACCACAAAAGTTCGGCTACGTCGGTGATATCTTCCGAGTGAGTCGCCAATTATCCGGCTCATATAACCAAATCACGCAAGCGGGAGTCGAATTAGTCGGTTACGCCTCGTTGAAAGCAGAGTTTGAATGTTTGACGATTGCTAACCAGCTTTCAAGCGAACTGATTGCCGATGCCGTCGAAATCGAATTAGGGGATGCCCAGTTTGCGCAACGGGTCGTCGCCAGTTTGACTAGCGATGATGTAGCCCAACAGGCCATTTTAACCGCCTTGTTCGATAAGCAAGTGCCACGCTACACGAATTTGATTGCCAAGTACCGTGCCCAACCTTTATATGATTTTCTCAAAGCCTGGCCACGGTTATTTGGACGACCAGAACCGATCTTCAAAGAATTGGCCGCAGCACCGCTACCGGCCAGCGTGCAACCAAGTCTTAAGCGCCTGCAAACAGTGGTGGCCTGGATGCAAAAGACGATGCCAGCACAAGCCGTTTCAGTGGACCTGAGTAGTCAAGCCCCACAAAAATATTATACCGGCCTGACTTTTCGGGGTTATTCACAAGCAGGTGCCGGCTACCTGTTCAGCGGTGGTCGTTATGACAAACTACTGACGAACTTTCAAGCGGAAGCAGAACCGGCCGTCGGGATGGGGCTAAACGTCGACTTGTTAACGACTTTAGCCACCGACCAACAGACCGCTTACGCCGAACAATTGATTTACTTTGAACCTGAACAATGGCCACAAGCGGAGGCCTACTTAGCAAAACAACCGCACGCCATTTTGAGTTTGGCGGATGACTTAGCAGGGGCGCGCATCGAAGCACAACGTTTGAATGCGCAACTGATTGATTTAACTGGAGGTGTGACCAATGACTGA
- the hisJ gene encoding histidinol-phosphatase HisJ, with the protein MLMDGHTHTELCPHGSGEATEKMVQRAIQLGFKRYCITEHAPLPPAFREQYEGTLEGYTEASLRLDQVETYLNLANELKAKYADQIEISVGFEVDFLPDHVAWTRDFLNTYGPQTQESILSVHFMRGLRAHFWCVDMSTDDFAAGFGQWLKTPQRVFEQYYRTVLASVQADLGPYAPQRIGHMSLVRKYQDYFGLTEPLDADNLKLVDQTLALVQQQGRQLDLNLAGLYKPYCNDFYPGEQILQRAQKRAIPLVYGSDAHDIASVGRGYHLIKKLIKG; encoded by the coding sequence ATGTTAATGGATGGACATACGCATACGGAATTATGTCCGCATGGGAGTGGGGAAGCGACGGAAAAGATGGTTCAGCGGGCGATTCAGTTAGGATTTAAACGCTACTGCATCACCGAGCACGCACCGTTGCCGCCAGCATTTCGTGAGCAATATGAAGGGACACTCGAAGGTTATACGGAAGCGTCATTGCGTTTGGATCAGGTCGAGACGTATTTGAACTTGGCCAATGAACTCAAAGCCAAGTATGCTGATCAAATCGAGATCTCCGTTGGGTTTGAAGTCGACTTCTTACCGGATCACGTGGCCTGGACGCGGGACTTTTTGAATACTTATGGTCCGCAGACGCAGGAAAGTATCTTGTCCGTGCACTTCATGCGGGGCTTGCGCGCGCATTTCTGGTGTGTCGATATGTCGACCGATGATTTTGCGGCGGGGTTTGGGCAGTGGCTCAAGACGCCCCAACGTGTGTTTGAACAGTATTATCGAACCGTCTTAGCGTCAGTTCAAGCAGACTTGGGTCCATACGCACCGCAACGGATCGGTCACATGAGTTTGGTACGTAAATACCAAGATTACTTTGGGCTAACTGAACCGCTGGATGCCGATAATCTCAAATTAGTGGATCAGACATTGGCGCTAGTGCAGCAGCAGGGACGGCAGTTAGATTTAAATTTGGCCGGACTCTACAAACCATATTGTAATGATTTTTATCCTGGTGAACAGATTCTACAACGTGCGCAAAAGCGAGCTATTCCGCTGGTTTACGGCTCGGATGCCCATGACATTGCCAGCGTCGGCCGCGGCTATCATCTCATAAAAAAATTAATTAAGGGTTGA
- a CDS encoding VanZ family protein, translating to MHELITKLYQLALSSHIVSTLLEPVHIVILALPIMTLLLAMIILTVQLRTRQTLSERNLISTYSFIWYVAAAYLLIILPLPTRSSVASLTTATYNLQPFYFLSQLKALTPFELGDPSTWLAAFKSDTFFQPFFNILLFMPIGAYLKWRHRWPLWLITLTSFAISLFFETTQLTGLYGYYSRAYRMFDVDDLMMNTLGGIVGAWCLHLIPNRWRNRDHSTRLRWQEHPINWRRIGALAIDWLAIAAFDTVYFVLVKHFNWPLPHDFRWLYVVDIVLFFLLPAWCWQGKTLGGRLLNSQIVTTDGKRASLWQLLIHYGGLYLIGLPLLFLDLWLFNRLGNVPSATLNRLDVYLVLVSVILLVVSYDLLLALFSRSHQLWCEKLSRTTVH from the coding sequence ATGCACGAACTCATTACCAAGCTTTATCAACTTGCACTTTCCAGTCATATTGTCAGTACGTTGCTGGAACCCGTGCATATCGTTATTCTAGCGCTACCCATCATGACGCTGTTACTAGCCATGATTATTCTGACCGTCCAACTGCGGACCCGGCAAACCTTGAGTGAACGTAACTTAATCAGTACCTATTCATTTATTTGGTACGTGGCTGCGGCATACTTACTCATTATTCTGCCACTGCCGACCCGTTCATCCGTGGCGAGTCTGACAACTGCGACCTATAATTTACAACCTTTCTATTTTCTCTCACAGTTGAAAGCACTCACGCCGTTTGAACTCGGGGACCCCAGTACGTGGTTGGCGGCGTTTAAATCCGATACGTTCTTCCAACCGTTCTTCAATATTCTCTTATTTATGCCGATTGGCGCTTACTTAAAATGGCGCCATCGCTGGCCGCTCTGGTTAATTACGTTGACGAGTTTCGCGATCTCGCTGTTCTTCGAAACGACCCAGTTGACCGGACTCTATGGCTATTATTCGCGAGCATACCGCATGTTTGACGTCGATGACTTAATGATGAATACCCTCGGTGGCATTGTTGGGGCTTGGTGCTTACACCTGATTCCAAATCGGTGGCGTAACCGCGACCACAGCACCCGCCTTCGCTGGCAAGAACATCCCATCAATTGGCGCCGAATCGGTGCACTAGCGATCGACTGGCTCGCAATTGCGGCTTTTGATACTGTCTACTTCGTCTTAGTCAAACATTTCAATTGGCCATTACCACATGATTTTCGCTGGCTATACGTGGTCGATATCGTCCTGTTCTTCCTCCTGCCCGCCTGGTGCTGGCAAGGCAAGACTTTGGGCGGACGACTACTCAACAGCCAAATCGTGACTACGGACGGCAAACGCGCCAGTCTCTGGCAACTGCTGATCCATTACGGCGGTCTCTACTTGATTGGATTGCCGCTCCTATTCTTAGATTTGTGGTTATTTAATCGTTTGGGGAACGTCCCGAGTGCGACGCTCAACCGGTTAGATGTCTACCTAGTCCTCGTGTCAGTCATTTTACTGGTCGTCAGTTATGACTTATTGCTAGCACTCTTCAGTCGCAGCCATCAGTTATGGTGTGAAAAGTTAAGCCGGACAACTGTCCATTAA
- a CDS encoding magnesium transporter CorA family protein gives MIKVHELSDDFRWVAVNNYTENDYHQLVTDEHVTDEMLGYATDQHERGRLEYDAKSAITTIIFDVVTEDAEEGTYTAQVSFMLIDHTLLTFTTDNTIFVEDMLADEIDADWEDVLHPYDHIFNVLYKLSRQYFSAINKINKQRQDIQLKMKKQIQRSVIIQLMDLETTLVYFLTSLKSNNDMLQSLKRFVPVKFSAAQLERLDDIIVEAQQGLEMANIASDIIGRVSNAYSNILDNSLNNTMWVLTIFSIVLTMPNIVFGFFGQNVDLPFMKNPFGWEITVVIAVALCALTIWLLRRNSFRK, from the coding sequence ATGATAAAAGTCCATGAACTAAGCGACGATTTTCGCTGGGTCGCTGTTAATAATTATACTGAAAACGACTATCACCAACTCGTGACTGACGAACACGTTACCGACGAAATGTTAGGTTACGCAACCGACCAACACGAACGTGGCCGGTTGGAATATGACGCCAAGAGCGCTATCACGACGATTATTTTTGACGTGGTCACAGAAGACGCCGAGGAAGGGACTTACACCGCCCAGGTCAGCTTCATGTTGATCGACCACACGCTACTGACTTTCACGACCGACAATACCATTTTTGTTGAAGACATGTTAGCCGACGAAATCGACGCCGACTGGGAAGACGTGTTGCATCCGTACGACCATATTTTTAACGTCTTGTACAAACTCTCACGGCAGTACTTTTCGGCCATCAATAAAATCAACAAGCAACGGCAGGACATTCAATTAAAAATGAAAAAGCAGATTCAACGTTCGGTCATTATTCAACTGATGGACTTAGAAACGACTTTAGTTTATTTTCTCACGTCCCTCAAGAGCAATAACGACATGTTGCAATCGCTGAAACGGTTTGTGCCCGTCAAATTCTCGGCTGCCCAGTTAGAGCGACTCGATGATATTATCGTCGAAGCACAACAGGGGCTAGAAATGGCCAATATCGCTTCAGACATCATCGGCCGGGTGTCCAATGCCTACTCGAACATTCTCGATAATAGCTTGAACAACACGATGTGGGTCCTAACGATTTTCTCGATCGTCTTAACGATGCCCAACATTGTCTTCGGCTTTTTCGGACAAAACGTCGACCTGCCATTCATGAAGAATCCGTTTGGCTGGGAAATCACCGTGGTCATTGCCGTGGCCCTGTGCGCCCTCACTATTTGGTTGTTGCGCCGGAACTCATTTCGCAAATAA
- a CDS encoding DUF1801 domain-containing protein, with translation MPSRPKVTDTTAYINQAAEAAQPILTTLVQLITTELPDFEAKIKWNLPFYQRDKQYVSIAAYKAHVSLSISADLDEATLAAAKAAGYPTGQKRLNLPLTQPVPTALVQQVLQLIA, from the coding sequence ATGCCAAGTCGTCCTAAAGTGACTGATACAACCGCCTACATCAATCAGGCGGCCGAAGCGGCCCAACCGATTCTGACCACCCTCGTGCAGCTCATTACCACTGAGCTGCCAGATTTTGAAGCGAAAATCAAATGGAACTTGCCATTCTATCAACGTGATAAGCAATATGTGAGCATCGCTGCCTACAAAGCCCATGTCAGTCTAAGTATTTCCGCTGATTTGGATGAAGCCACGCTAGCCGCAGCTAAGGCCGCTGGTTATCCAACCGGGCAAAAGCGCCTGAACCTGCCGCTGACACAACCGGTACCGACAGCGTTAGTCCAACAAGTGTTACAGTTGATTGCTTGA
- a CDS encoding MerR family transcriptional regulator produces the protein MAYSIGQVADQLGVSIDTIRYYDKSGLLPFVQRNSIGRRTFTDNDVHLMRTIVCLKNAGVPVAEIATFIELRLKGDETLSDRYQLLKTHEQALQQQITDLQDTMSYLKFKEWYYQTATEAGHEDIHFVPGTNEVQPDLDQEYDRHLKATGQLEELARFANVKDYRLRRR, from the coding sequence ATGGCTTATTCAATTGGACAAGTTGCGGACCAATTAGGGGTGTCAATTGACACCATTCGGTACTATGACAAATCGGGACTATTACCCTTTGTTCAACGGAACTCGATTGGTCGGCGAACCTTTACCGACAATGACGTGCACCTGATGCGGACGATCGTTTGTCTAAAAAACGCTGGGGTGCCGGTTGCGGAGATCGCCACCTTTATTGAACTGCGACTAAAGGGTGACGAAACCTTGTCGGATCGCTATCAGCTATTGAAGACGCACGAACAAGCGTTGCAGCAACAGATTACTGATTTACAAGATACGATGAGTTACCTGAAGTTCAAGGAATGGTACTATCAGACTGCAACGGAAGCGGGGCATGAAGACATACACTTTGTCCCCGGTACGAATGAAGTGCAGCCCGATTTAGATCAAGAATATGACCGACATCTGAAAGCGACTGGTCAGCTTGAGGAACTCGCCCGTTTTGCCAACGTCAAGGACTATCGGTTACGTCGTCGCTAG
- a CDS encoding SDR family NAD(P)-dependent oxidoreductase — protein sequence MAKTWFITGTSSGFGKELATVVAKNQDTNLVAAARHLEDLAYLDDFDSARIEKVIIDVTDEAQIKVGVAKALERFETIDVLVNNAGLGYFATIEESDMDQVRYMFDVNVIGLANMTKAVLPTMRAQHAGVIINLSSALALTTLPTMGYYSATKYAVEGYSDTLRQEVADLGIKVMAVEPSGARTQWSGRSSRKVVPAIKDYATFSDSVANVSDSVTQAPGDPKRIAQVIFDQANASEVPAHLPLGDFAYHGGLQNLEGLVSEIKSREDLSLSTDD from the coding sequence ATGGCAAAAACATGGTTTATTACAGGAACATCGAGTGGTTTTGGTAAGGAACTCGCAACCGTTGTGGCTAAAAATCAGGATACTAACTTAGTTGCGGCTGCGCGTCACTTAGAAGATTTGGCTTATTTGGACGACTTTGATTCAGCGCGCATCGAAAAAGTCATCATCGATGTGACCGATGAAGCGCAGATCAAAGTGGGCGTTGCTAAAGCGCTCGAACGGTTTGAAACCATCGACGTGTTAGTCAACAATGCCGGCTTGGGTTATTTTGCGACGATTGAGGAAAGTGATATGGACCAAGTTCGCTATATGTTCGATGTCAACGTGATTGGATTAGCGAATATGACGAAAGCCGTATTGCCAACGATGCGCGCTCAACATGCTGGCGTTATCATCAACTTATCGTCAGCATTAGCCCTGACAACCTTACCGACGATGGGGTATTACAGTGCCACGAAGTATGCCGTTGAAGGTTACAGTGATACGTTACGTCAAGAAGTTGCTGATTTGGGCATCAAGGTGATGGCGGTTGAACCGAGTGGCGCGCGGACGCAGTGGTCTGGACGTTCCTCACGAAAAGTGGTGCCAGCGATCAAGGATTATGCGACATTTAGTGATTCGGTTGCCAACGTATCCGATTCGGTAACGCAAGCGCCTGGTGACCCCAAGCGTATCGCCCAAGTGATTTTTGACCAAGCCAATGCCAGTGAAGTGCCAGCACACTTGCCACTGGGCGACTTTGCCTATCACGGTGGCTTGCAGAATTTGGAAGGCTTAGTGTCCGAAATCAAGTCACGCGAGGACCTTTCATTGTCAACGGATGACTAG
- a CDS encoding SRPBCC family protein translates to MQSINWSTEYLPGHTDNFVSNEVIADGITLDAVWENLVDTAKWTTYYDNAANIVLDDQTSSKLKFAEHFRFDTFGFPIDAQVMELVEPTDGKTARLAWHGWQNGDADTQFDVYHAFLIEKLADGRIRLLTQESQIGKPAQDLAAQMPNPMLNGHQSWLDGLVRAAKK, encoded by the coding sequence ATGCAATCAATTAATTGGTCAACTGAATATTTACCAGGTCATACGGATAATTTTGTTTCAAATGAGGTCATTGCGGATGGCATTACCCTGGATGCGGTCTGGGAGAACCTCGTGGATACGGCAAAATGGACCACATACTATGACAACGCCGCCAATATCGTTTTGGACGACCAGACTAGTTCCAAGTTGAAGTTTGCGGAACATTTTCGTTTTGATACGTTTGGCTTTCCAATCGATGCACAAGTAATGGAATTAGTTGAACCAACGGATGGTAAGACGGCCCGGCTGGCTTGGCATGGCTGGCAAAATGGCGATGCCGACACGCAGTTTGATGTTTATCACGCCTTTTTAATTGAAAAATTGGCTGATGGGCGGATTCGGCTACTGACCCAGGAATCACAGATTGGTAAACCAGCCCAAGATTTAGCTGCGCAAATGCCTAATCCAATGTTAAATGGGCACCAAAGCTGGTTGGATGGATTAGTCCGCGCTGCTAAGAAATAA
- a CDS encoding ABC transporter ATP-binding protein yields MQMHRRGPRNIHPEKVQLTNWRATLTRMWQYLAAFKGRLFLVFLFTIVTTAATIIGNRVNGLVIDQYISKNRLRALMLVCAGLIAMYLISSVFTYFQNSVIIKVAQRTSAQIRQDVFTNLQRLPMRYFDRHDNGDVMSRLTNDVDNINTALMETFVQLFTGIISVIGMGIAMLILSPLLTLIALLSTVATYFFSKGIAKLTQRAFMTQQQALGSLNTQIEESVSGKQLVQLFDHTEATMQTFDQVNATYTRAAFRAQALSSVIGPFNNMTNNIAYLLITAIGALSIIGGYGHITVGIIFTFLIYLRNFTGPINNVLNLINTLQLSLASAERVFELIDEPQEQDRPGAVALPQATGHVTFDHVSFAYDERPILKDVNLVANPGEVVALVGPTGAGKTTIMNLLTNLYPLKAGRVLLDGQDVTTIRRADLRRQVTVVQQESFLFTMSIRENIRLGRPDASDADVVQAAQRAHADPFIRQLPDGYETVLSENASQLSQGQRQLLSIARAFITEAPVLVLDEATASIDSQTEADVQAAMAALMRDKTSFVIAHRLSTIQSADQILVINDGRVIERGTHQQLLAANGFYAQLYQSQFE; encoded by the coding sequence ATGCAAATGCATAGACGCGGACCACGAAACATTCATCCAGAAAAAGTCCAGTTAACTAACTGGCGTGCAACGTTGACGCGGATGTGGCAGTATCTAGCCGCCTTCAAGGGCCGGTTGTTCCTGGTCTTCCTGTTCACGATTGTGACCACCGCAGCCACGATTATTGGTAACCGGGTCAACGGGCTCGTGATCGATCAATATATTAGTAAGAATCGACTACGCGCCCTGATGCTGGTTTGTGCTGGCTTGATCGCCATGTACCTGATAAGCAGTGTCTTTACTTACTTTCAAAATTCCGTGATTATTAAGGTCGCGCAACGAACGAGTGCCCAGATTCGGCAAGATGTGTTTACCAATCTGCAACGGTTACCGATGCGCTACTTTGACCGTCACGACAATGGGGACGTGATGAGTCGGCTGACCAATGATGTTGATAACATCAATACGGCCTTGATGGAAACGTTCGTGCAACTCTTTACTGGGATTATCAGTGTGATTGGGATGGGCATCGCGATGCTGATTTTATCGCCGCTCTTGACGCTGATTGCGCTGTTGAGTACGGTCGCCACCTATTTCTTCTCAAAAGGAATCGCCAAGTTGACCCAACGAGCGTTCATGACCCAGCAACAAGCCTTAGGGTCGCTGAACACCCAAATCGAGGAGTCGGTTTCTGGCAAACAACTCGTGCAGCTTTTTGACCATACTGAAGCGACCATGCAGACGTTTGACCAAGTTAACGCGACTTATACCCGTGCCGCATTTCGTGCCCAGGCCTTGTCGTCAGTCATTGGGCCGTTCAACAACATGACCAACAATATCGCCTACTTATTGATTACTGCGATTGGCGCCTTATCGATTATTGGTGGCTATGGACACATCACGGTCGGCATCATTTTCACGTTTCTGATTTATTTACGAAATTTTACGGGTCCGATTAACAACGTGCTGAATTTAATTAACACCTTGCAATTATCACTGGCGAGTGCCGAGCGGGTCTTCGAATTGATCGATGAACCCCAAGAGCAGGATCGACCTGGTGCCGTGGCATTACCACAGGCAACCGGTCACGTGACGTTTGACCACGTCTCATTCGCTTATGATGAACGGCCAATCTTGAAGGATGTTAACTTGGTCGCCAACCCAGGTGAAGTCGTCGCCTTAGTTGGGCCGACTGGCGCTGGTAAAACGACGATCATGAACCTGTTGACGAATCTGTACCCCTTAAAAGCGGGGCGGGTCTTGCTAGATGGGCAAGATGTGACGACGATTCGCCGCGCAGATTTACGTCGCCAGGTTACCGTTGTCCAACAGGAGTCGTTCTTATTCACAATGTCGATTCGCGAAAACATTCGTCTGGGACGCCCCGACGCGAGTGACGCTGATGTCGTACAGGCGGCCCAGCGTGCCCACGCCGACCCGTTTATTCGCCAACTGCCGGATGGCTATGAGACCGTCCTCAGTGAAAATGCGAGTCAGCTCTCACAAGGCCAACGCCAACTACTCAGTATTGCGCGGGCCTTCATCACGGAAGCGCCCGTCCTGGTACTGGATGAAGCGACGGCGTCCATTGATAGCCAGACCGAAGCGGACGTACAGGCGGCAATGGCTGCACTGATGCGTGATAAGACCAGCTTCGTGATTGCCCACCGTTTATCCACGATTCAATCGGCCGACCAGATTTTAGTCATTAATGATGGTCGCGTCATTGAACGGGGCACGCACCAACAACTCTTGGCCGCAAATGGGTTCTATGCACAGCTGTACCAGAGTCAGTTCGAGTAA
- a CDS encoding ABC transporter ATP-binding protein, which produces MFHIVMQHIHGRARWAFFLAPLIMLGEVFCDLQQPTLMSEIIDQGLSKGDLNFVISHAGLMLLFAVLGLIFGGACGALGSYASLKMGEALRSHLLTVALNDRQAGSLPPATLITRITNDVTQMQNLVMMVTRGLVRSPMLLIGGVVMSIIVCPDLAPILFVVMPILVVFLLVIVRLSVPKYTAMQQSVDHINQIMRENLQGAKTIKSYVLEDHQHADFTTSNQHLQQTSQTAAMATVLLSPVIQLMLNLGVVVALGYGGQLAISNTISNGQIIAFVNYMIQITSAMIQTVNIITAFSRAITSATRVQAVLDMAAFQVAPAQVAAVADLKPHGSQIEFDQVSFGYQQSRPILDHVSFTVPDGQWLGIIGATGAGKSTLINLLTRRFDDYHGTIKIGGVDIQQMPLSTVHAAVAVALQDSLLFSGTVRSNLTYGRPDVTDAELTNATAIADAQPFIAQLPAKYDAPVEQAGKNFSGGQRQRLNLARAIVPATDILVLDDATSAVDQTTNAAIKSRLREQRADKTTLIISQRVTNVIDCDQILVLNNGRLEAIGTHAELMQQSAFYRQLVTTQLGGAADANA; this is translated from the coding sequence GTGTTCCACATTGTGATGCAACATATCCACGGTCGCGCGCGCTGGGCGTTTTTCTTAGCACCGCTGATCATGTTGGGGGAAGTCTTTTGCGACTTGCAACAACCAACCTTGATGTCAGAAATCATTGACCAAGGCTTATCGAAGGGGGACTTGAATTTTGTCATCAGTCACGCGGGATTGATGCTCCTATTCGCCGTCCTGGGTTTGATTTTTGGCGGTGCGTGTGGGGCACTCGGTAGCTACGCTTCATTAAAAATGGGGGAAGCACTGCGGAGTCATCTGTTGACGGTGGCCTTAAACGACCGTCAAGCGGGCTCCTTACCACCCGCCACACTGATTACGCGGATTACAAACGATGTGACCCAGATGCAGAATTTAGTCATGATGGTCACGCGGGGGTTAGTTCGTTCACCAATGCTATTGATCGGTGGGGTCGTCATGTCGATTATCGTATGTCCAGACTTAGCCCCAATTTTGTTCGTGGTCATGCCGATTCTGGTGGTATTTTTGTTGGTCATCGTGCGCTTGAGCGTGCCTAAGTATACGGCGATGCAACAGTCCGTTGATCATATCAACCAAATCATGCGTGAAAATCTGCAAGGAGCCAAGACTATCAAATCGTACGTTCTGGAAGACCATCAACACGCTGATTTCACGACCAGCAACCAACATCTCCAACAGACCAGTCAAACTGCGGCGATGGCAACGGTACTCTTATCACCAGTCATTCAGTTGATGCTGAATCTTGGGGTGGTCGTTGCGCTCGGCTATGGCGGACAATTGGCAATCAGCAATACGATCAGTAATGGCCAAATTATAGCGTTCGTCAACTACATGATTCAAATCACGAGTGCCATGATTCAGACGGTCAACATCATCACAGCGTTCTCACGGGCGATTACCAGTGCGACGCGGGTTCAGGCAGTGCTAGATATGGCTGCCTTTCAGGTTGCACCTGCCCAAGTGGCCGCAGTGGCAGATTTGAAACCGCATGGCAGCCAAATCGAATTCGACCAGGTGTCTTTTGGCTATCAACAGAGTCGGCCGATTTTGGACCATGTCTCGTTTACCGTCCCAGATGGCCAGTGGTTAGGTATTATTGGCGCGACGGGGGCCGGCAAAAGTACGCTGATTAACTTATTGACGCGTCGTTTTGATGATTACCACGGTACGATCAAAATTGGTGGGGTGGATATCCAGCAGATGCCGCTTTCAACTGTGCACGCCGCCGTGGCTGTCGCGCTCCAGGACTCATTACTGTTCTCAGGCACCGTCCGTAGTAATCTGACTTATGGCCGCCCTGATGTCACGGACGCTGAGTTAACCAATGCGACGGCGATCGCGGATGCGCAACCATTTATCGCACAATTGCCGGCTAAGTATGACGCGCCGGTTGAGCAGGCTGGTAAAAACTTCTCAGGTGGCCAACGTCAGCGATTGAATCTCGCACGGGCGATCGTCCCAGCGACCGACATTTTAGTTTTAGACGATGCCACCAGTGCGGTTGACCAGACGACCAACGCTGCCATCAAGTCCCGGTTGCGTGAACAACGAGCGGACAAGACGACCCTGATTATTTCACAGCGGGTTACCAACGTCATCGACTGTGATCAAATTCTCGTCCTCAATAATGGCCGTTTGGAAGCCATTGGCACGCACGCCGAACTGATGCAACAGTCCGCATTTTATCGGCAATTAGTCACGACCCAGTTAGGAGGTGCGGCAGATGCAAATGCATAG
- a CDS encoding flavodoxin, translated as MRKRIVVFVIAIVAVVAVLVGYNVFQRTQSKDSARISQVSRTNQGKSKQRPKKNGKVLIVYFSRKKGVSDGPLKIGHTKVVADFIQQRTGADEYEIKAANPYPKSFKATADRAQQEQTDDARPKIKNKLPNVKKYDTVFLGAPVWWSEYPMIVRTFMDAVDLNGKNVVPFTTHKGSGMGSAQNQVEKQYPDANVLEGIGIEGEQAENSQKEVDQWLSKIGY; from the coding sequence ATGAGGAAAAGAATTGTTGTTTTTGTCATTGCAATCGTAGCCGTAGTCGCTGTGCTAGTCGGTTATAATGTCTTTCAGCGGACGCAATCAAAAGATTCTGCTAGGATATCGCAGGTGTCCCGGACTAATCAGGGAAAATCAAAACAAAGGCCCAAAAAGAATGGAAAAGTTTTAATTGTCTATTTTTCGCGGAAAAAAGGCGTTTCGGATGGACCATTGAAAATCGGACATACTAAGGTGGTTGCTGATTTTATCCAGCAGCGAACTGGTGCGGATGAATATGAAATCAAGGCTGCCAATCCATATCCAAAATCTTTTAAGGCCACTGCAGATCGTGCACAGCAGGAACAAACCGATGATGCACGTCCGAAAATCAAAAACAAATTACCGAATGTCAAAAAATACGATACTGTGTTTCTCGGTGCACCAGTGTGGTGGAGCGAGTATCCAATGATTGTCCGCACATTTATGGATGCTGTGGATCTCAACGGTAAAAACGTTGTGCCGTTCACAACTCATAAAGGCTCTGGGATGGGGAGTGCACAAAATCAAGTTGAGAAGCAATATCCAGATGCTAATGTGTTGGAAGGAATTGGTATTGAAGGTGAACAGGCTGAAAATTCTCAGAAAGAAGTTGACCAATGGCTCAGTAAGATAGGCTATTAG